The genomic interval GGTTTTCTGGCAGCCACCAACTGTGGCGGTGAACATGCTTTCCGTGCCTGTGATGCTGCGATCGCTGCAATGGTGCAACGCTTTTTGTAACGCTAAGCCCAAACGATAATTTGCTGCTCAGAGGAATTGCGACGGGAACGGCAGGAAACGACACAGCATTAGAGACGACAGATATTGCCCCGACGGTGGTGACTTGACAAAATTATCTTCCACCGTTCGCCTAAGCACCATCTTGGACGAAAGGGAGACCGAAGCGCAAAGCCAACTCTGCCCGCATCAGTTCGCGACCAAGATAGGCAGCGTGGTCAAGTTGTGTTACCAAACCTAACTCAACAATGGTGTCGCACAGCGTCTTGGCATCTTCACCTTCAATGATGTGCTGCAAGCGGTCTTTGTAGTCGTAATGCTCCACGACGATAATGCCCTTGTCAGGTTGGGGGATGATGACGAAATAACCAGCCTTGTCCAGTTTCAACGGGCGCTGAGTTGGCTGGGCTCGGATGCGAGGCACTGGCTGCATGATAGCATCTTGCCTTAAAACCCCTTGACAACCACAAGGTCGTGCTTGGGCGCGGGCTTCCACCTCCGCAGCGATGCGTTCGGCGTCTTCGCAACCGATCAAATCCACGACTGTTACCTGTTGGCGAAAATGTTCTATCTCTTGCAGCGTGACATTTCGCAGGAACGGGCGCTTCCCTTTCGCACCGATAATGCGCTGTCGCTCATCTACGCCGTTCTCCGCCAGAGCCAACAACGCTTGCCCGCTCATGTGCCCTTTGGGCTCTTGACCAGCAACGATGAGGGTGTGGATGCATGGGTTCGTGACAATGTTCTTGATCACTTTGTCAATGCCGATGTTCTCCGTTTCCGTCTTACCGACGATAGCCAAACCGCGTGGACGCAATTGCGCTAACTTTTCGGGCAAATCGGTGCTGGCAAGGGTAGAGACGGCAACGCTACCTTCTCGGTCAAGGACAAAGTATTCACCTGCCACGATCGGCCAATCGCCGTCAGTTCGCACATCAAAGGAGCACGATGGTCGTTGAACTATTGTCAAGGGCAAGACTCCTTCCGCAGCAGTGTAGAAGCGGTTTTCGGCGACGGCGGGATAACATGGGTCGCAACCCAAGCAGGCATACTTGATGGGTTCCATGCCTGCGAGGAATTGGTCAATGTCCGCTCGCAAAGCATCGGCTTCTTCGCCCGTGATATTGGCTGTTTCGTCTCGCAATGCGAGGAGAGTATCTCGCAGGCAACCGCACTTTCGGCACTTAGGTGTGTCAAAGGCTTGTCTCAAGTCCGCTCGCAATTGGCGCAATATTTCATCTTGCGACATCGCTTTTCACCTCCTGCCGTTGACAACAATCAGGGCAGCAACTTTGTCGCCGAAGCCACAAGAAACCGCAACCAACCGACAACGCTGTGACAAGTGCTACCAGAGGTTTTGTCAATCCCAGCGCTTTTGCCCCAAACAAACCCAGCCAAACGCTCAGCATGGGTGAACCACAGCAGCCGACCAAAAAGCAAGTGCCCGTCCATAGTGCCGAACCTAATCCCACGCCGAACGCTGCACCTGCCACCGCTCGTTTGCGGTTGTATCGCCAATGCATCAAGGCATAAGCAGCGAAGGCAAAAGCCAAAGCGTAAGCGAAACCGAGGAAGTAGTCTTGATGTTGCAAGTAGCGCCTAAATCCATCGCGTGACAGAACGGTGGAAGTGGTTCGTATGACCTTGTCTTCCACGCAGTTGCCTTGCTCGTCCAGGACACAGATGACCTTTTGGTTCACCTGAGTAGTGCGGGACGCATAAACGACATGAGCGCTTATGACAAGGGCGAACACCGCCAACGGCAAAAAGCGAATCCATAGCATCGTTGGTCACCTCTCTTTCCTTCGGCTCGGTGGCAGTTTGCCTGAGCCGAGGGGGCATTTGCCGTCTACCCTCATTTGCAACCTTTGCTGCAGCCTTTCCCAATCCAGACGGGTTCGGGGTGTGTCCAAGTTGCCGAAAGTCGTTAGCAACTTTTTCACCAGTGGCTTGGCATCTTTGGCGACGGTGTAATAAACCCAGAGTCCCTCTTTGCGGTCACTAACGAGCCCAGCGTTTTTCAAGACGGCGAGGTGGCGGGAAAGGTTGGACTGGTTCACTTCCAGCGCATCCACAAGTTCGCAAACGCAAAACTCACTTTGCATCAGAACTTTCAGCACCCTAAGTCGGGTTTCATCGGCGAGTGCCTTGAGCACCTTGACAATTTCCTTCACAGTAGCCATCACTCTCCTTATGAGTGTATGAGCAATCACTCATGAACATGTCATGGTATTCAGCCGATGTAAAGGAGGGAAAAATGAAAGGTGGTGCGCCGGGCAGGAATCGAACCTGCGACCCCCGGATTAAAAGTCCGGTGCTCTGCCGACTGAGCTACTGGCGCACTAAGAAAAAATTTTGCGCAAACGAATCTCCACGTGGTAGTTTTAGCGGGCTTCTCCTTCAAGGACAGTTATCGGCTCTCGGTTAACCATCCCAATCTAAGTGTTATTCATTTAGCGCGCCCTCGCAAATAAATCAACACCTACTGACGGTGCACTGGGAAAATTCGGCGTTGCGACACAACTTCGCACCGACAGTTAGCTCCTTGACACCGTCGCAAGTTCATGTTCTGTCGTTGTCCCTGCTTGGTTTGAGGACTGAAGCGTAGGACTTTGCTTTGTTGATTTCCCTTCCATTGGAGGGTCGTGCGCCTGCATGATGCCGAGCCGTAATTTCCTGTAGATGGGACGAGGGACGCAGGGCGAGGAACGGGGACGGAATTCAGTAGGTCGGTAATCCGGCAGGTCAGTAAATCGGCAAGTCAGCAAATTGGTAGGTCGGATGTCGGCAAAAAATTCCGACTCACCAGAGGTTCGCCCTCTGAAAAATTCTTCAGTTCGTCGCAGCTAGAGTTGTTCCTTCCGATGTATCCCTTTTCACGCCAATTTTTTCAACGTCTTTCAGAGGGCGATTCTCTGAAGCGCCGATCGGCTGCTCGGGGGAGCAGCCCTCCGATTGACAAATTTTTTCGTGTCGTTCGGAGGGTGCGTCTCCTGACGCACCGATTTTTCTTCGGGGGCTCAGGAAAGCCACCCTCCGAGGAGTGATAATTTTTCCACGCTGATTTTTTCTTCGGCTGCTCAGGAGAGCAGCCCTCCGAGAAGCAATTTGTTCTCTCACGCGGTTTTTTATCGGCTTAGGAGAGTTGCCCTCTGATCACCCTTCCCAATATAGCGTGAGGATTCTTTGCATCGTTTTTAGGGTTTTTGTGTTACAATTGCGACAGCGTCCCGCAAGGACGCGAAGGAGATGAAAAAGCGATGAGCAAAGTGGAATGGATTGAGACGGCAGTAATCTTCGTTGCGTTGGCGCTGCTTTGGGTTCCGATTTTGGGGTTACAGCAGTGGTGGCTCAAGGTAGCACTTTGGACATGTGTGCCTGTCCTCCTTTGGATCGCATGGCGGCGATGGCAAAGGTTCAACGAAGCCTTGAAGAGCATCCAACGGGAAGACGAAATTTTCCGCCCACTTCCGCCCGAATTGTGGGAGCGCTTAAAGTAGCGTCTTTCATTGACGATTGCCCCAAAGGCATTTAGAAGAGCGTAGCAAATGCCGCTCAAGATTTGTTCAACCGCTCAGTGGACCGAGACACGAACACATTGACTCAATTGGCGCAGCGGCAATTGGCAGGCTGGGATTCGGACGCTTGTTCACCTTTACCGTTTCACTCATTGTCCCAGCAGATAGGCTAACGCGTAAAGGGTGCTGTCTATCGGTTTGGGTTTGGTGACGGCATCTTCCAGCGGCGTCAGCACGATGTCGCTTTTCACTTCGCCGACCAATTTATCCGTTTCGCCTTGCAGCAGGAACTCAACGGCAGCGTTGCCCAAGCGGCTCGCCAAGATTCGGTCGCGGGCTGTGGGCGAACCGCCCCGTTGGATGTGCCCCAACACTGTGACCCGCACATCCAAACCCGTTCGTTGTCGCACTTGCTCGGCGATGGCGAACGCCCCGCCCGCTTCGTCGCCTTCCGCAACGACGACGATACTGGAGGTTTTTCCATGTTTTCGCCCTTCCATCAATCGCTGGCAAACAGCGTCAATGTCCGTCGGCGACTCGGGGATGAGGATTTCTTCGCAACCGCCTGCCAGCCCTGCGTAAAGCGCCAGAAAGCCCCGATGCCGTCCCATCACTTCCACGAAAAAGATGCGCTCGTGGGCTGCTGCTGTGTCCTTGATTTGGTCAATGGCGCGCACCGCTGTCGTCACTGCTGTGTCAAAGCCGATGGTGAAGTCGCTGCCGTAAAGGTCGTTGTCAATTGTGGACGCACAAACCAAGATCGGGATGCGTTGCTCCTGCCAGAAGAGGTGGGCGCCGGTGGATGTCCCGTTGCCACCGATGGCAATCAACCCATCGATGCCCGCTTTACGCACTTGCGCAGCGGCTTGGGCGCGTCCCTCAGGCGTGAAGAATTCGGGGCAGCGGGAACTCTTCAGAATTGTCCCACCCAAGTGCATGATACCCGAGACGCTCCGCATGTCCATCGGGCGCCACTCGCCTCGCACCAATCCAGCGTAGCCGCGCAAAATGCCGACAACTTCCACGCCCTTTGCGAGGGCTGTCCGCACGACAGCGCGAACGCATGCGTTCATGCCCGGCGCATCGCCCCCGCTGGTCAACACGCCGATGCGCCGCACGGCGTATCACCCCTTTCGCAACATGCGGACATCGCCCCGCCGCACTGTGACACCCAAATGGTCTAAAAACTCCAGCAGCGGGACGGCATACTTGCGGGTCGTTTGCGCTGCCTCACGAAATTGCGACGCTGTGAAGCTGCCGTGTTGCTCGCACAACTGCTGGGCGATCGCTTTTGCCCGCTCAATCGTTGCGGGATGGACGATGAACTCGGCGACCCGCAGCAACTGTCCTTGCTCTATGAGCAGCGTCAGCACATCCATCGCCTGCTCACGGTCAGGGAACTCCGCAAGCAACTCGTCCAAATCGGGCGGTGAAAAGCCGGCGTCTTTCGCCCGCCGTTCCATGCGTTCCGCCCATTGACGCCACTCGTCTGTCAGGTGGACTGCATGGTGGGGCAACCGCACAACTTCTCGGTCTATGACGACGGTGCCGTCCTGCTCAAAGTGCTGTAGCAGCGCTTCAAACAGCGGCGGCGACAGTTCGGGTGCGACAGCACTGCGCAGCGCTTCTTTGCTCAGACCCCGCCTCAGCGGGCGTTCAGCGTGGAAGCGTTGGAGCGTGGTGACGATAGCGGTGCGCCATCGCTCCACTTGGTCGCGGAGCAGCAAAGTTTGCCTGTCTACCGCGAAGGCAACACCGCTTTGCAACAAGGAATCGGCGATCTGCCGCGCCCGTTCAGGCGACACGAAGAGGCGTCGGGCGATGTCCTTCAGCGGGACACCGTCGGGGCGCTCGTGCAGCCATGCGGTGACGAACTCCGTTTCGCTGCGGGCTTTTTGCGCTGCCTGCCCCGCTTCGGCAGGGACTTTGCGGCGGCGCCGCTGGCGCGGATAGGGGTCTATGACCTTGCCCCCGCCAATCGTGACCATCGGCGAATAACTGCGGATGACAAACAGGTCGCCCCACGCGCATGCGACGGGCTTATCTAAGCGGAGTTCGGCGAAAGTCGTTTCGCCCGGTTGCAGTTCGTTGCGGTCAAAGAAGAAGACACGCCCGATGCGTTCGGCGGTGCCGATATAGAAGCGAAGGGGAGCACCGTCTTTCAGCGGACGGGGCGCTGAAGCCAGCAGTTGCACTTGGACATCCAACCGCTGTGTCGCCAGCAAAGTGTCGGGATGCACCACGACATCGCCCCGTTCTATGCCTTCCCGTTCAATCCCGCTCAAGTTCATCGCCGCCCGTTGTCCTGCAACGGCGACTTCGACAGGGTTGCCGTAAGCGTGCAGCGACCGCACACGGCTGACCAACCCTTTGGGGGCAATTTCCACTTCGTCGCCAACCCGCACCGCGCCTGAAAAGACAGCGCCCCGCACGATCGTGCCGAACCCTGCTTTAACAAAGGCGTCGTCAATCGGCAAGCGGAAAGGGCGACTTACATCTTTTGGCGGCACTTCCTGTGCGATGGCGTCCATCGCGGCAAGAAGTTCGTTCAACCCTTCCCCTGTCACCGCTGAGACAGCGACGATGGGGGCACCGTCCAAAAAGGTCCCTTTGACTTTCGCCTGCACATCGTCTTTGACCAGCTCCAACCATTCGTCGTCCACAAGGTCGCACTTGGTCAGGACGATAAGCCCGCGTTTACCGTGGAGCAGTTGCAGGATTTCCAAGTGCTCAACGGTTTGGGGCATGACACCTTCGTCGGCAGCGACGACCAGCAGCACCATGTCCATCTCCGCCGCGCCTGCCAGCATGTTGTGCACGAACCGCTCATGCCCTGGAACATCCACGAGTCCCGCCACGATGCCGCTGGGCAAGGTCAGGTGGGCAAAACCCAAGTCTATGGACATGCCCCGTTCCCGTTCTTCGGGATGGCGGTCCGTTTCCATACCTGTTAGCGCCCGAATGAGCGTCGTTTTGCCGTGATCCACATGTCCTGCTGTGCCGACGATGATGTGCTTCGCCATGATGCATCCCGACCCAAAAGTATGGCGTTTGCCGACCAAGTGGCTTATCGCGGCGCGATGCCCTAAAACTTACAGCGGTGTCGGTTGCCATGCCTTTTTGATGCGGGGGTGGTGTCCGATGGACGAACTGGTGCGCTTGTTTGAGGGGTTGCGGGTAGCGGACGTTTCGGACGGGATGGATGCCGTCGGGTTGCGCGATGTCGGGTTGATGGACCGTGCGATCCGACCCGTGTGGCGCGGTGCCCGCATTAGCGGCGTGGCGCTGACGGTGCGCTATGTGCCAACGAATGAGACGGTGCCGACAATGCCGCCTCAAGACTATGCCGAATATGCCCGCCGTTGGTACGCGGAAAAATGCCCCTACCCTTTCCTGCAAGTCGCCCAGCCGGGCACAGTGCTGGTCGCCGATTTGAGTGGGCTGGAAGTCGGCTTTTGGGGCTCGCAAGTGGCGCTGGCAGCCCGAAAGGCAGGCATCGTCGGGGTCGTGTTGGACGGCGGGTGCCGCGACACTTCCGAGATAGAAAGGCAGCGCTGCCCTGTCTGGACACGCCACATTGCCCGCACGACCGTCATCGGGCGATTGGAGTTTGCGGGCATGAACGAACCCATTCACTGTGGTGGGGTCAAGGTGTGCCCCGGCGATATTGTGGTCGCTGACGACGACGGCGTCATCGTCGTGCCCCGCGCCGCAGCGGCGGAAGTCGCCCGCTGGGCGCGCAAGGAGTTGGACGCTGACAAAGCCGCCCGGCGCCGCCTCTACGAAGCGCTGGGCATGCCGCCTGACGAAACGGTGCAGTGAGAGGGAGGGAAAGACGATGCGAAGCGTTTGCGGACTCTTGCTGCTATTGATCGGGCAGTGGGCATGGGGCGACAACATCGCTCTGGTCCCTGAGAACCCTGTATTGGCGCGGGTGCAAGGGGGTGAACTGCAGCGCTACCGGCTGCCCGTGCCGAGCGGGCAGCGCGGGTTCGTCACGCTCGTCCCGCTGGACGGTGACGCCGATGTGTTCATCTTGCTGCCGCCTGAAATGTCGCTGGCAAAAACGCCCTTGAAGTCGGTCAGCGCCGCATTGCAACCGGAACGCGTCGTCGTGCCGGCTCAGAAGCAAGCGGCTGATGCAGTGGTTGTCGTCAAAGGTATCACGCCGACCCGCTTCTTGCTGACAGTGAGTTGGACGAAGCGGCAGGGGCGACAAGTGCCCGACCGTTCACGCGTGGTCGCCATACATTGGCAGGAAGTGCAAGCGACAGACAGCGTGGCGCTGGGCGCCGTGACGGTGCAAAACCGCACGCCGGGCTGGTATGAAATCCGCCTGCACCCGAAGGGTATGAGTAAAGCGGTGTTGCCCAATGTGTTCCTGTTGGGACCGAACGGCAACCGCTATCTGGGCTGGGTAGCGTTGGCGCCCGGTGCACACCTGCAGGTGGCAGCGGAGCGAACTCCCAAAGCCGACATCGCACTGGTCGCCGATTTGGTCAGCCGTGCTGTCGCCGGGACGGCGCTGGCGCCCGATTTACAGGTAGCGATGGACGACCTGCTGCCCCACTTAACGCCATTGCTGCCCGTCGCAACGGCAGTGCGGCAGGGCGATTGGCGACGAGCGGCGCAAGAGTTGGTGACGACGCTGCGTCAGCGCCCGCAAACGTTGCGCGCTTTGCAGACCTTTTTAGCGCGGGCAGGGCTCACGCTGCCCGCTACGGGGTTGCAAAAGCCCGTGCGTTTCGGGGCACTCTCCGCCGTCGTGACCGCCATCGCGGCGGCAAAATTGCCTGCCCGAGAAACCGTCACGCTCGTTTGGCTGTGAAGGTGCGGGGTGATCGCTGATGCGGCTGCGGGAATTGATCGCTGCGTTGCCCGAAGCGCATTTAAAAGGCGACGATGCGGACATCACTGCTATCGTGCACGATTCGCGCAAGGTGGCGGAGGGGGCGTTGTTCGTTTGCTTAAAAGGCTTGCACACAGATGGGCACAATTTTGTCGCCGACGCGCTACAGCGGGGCGCTACCGCTGTCGTCGCAGAGCGGGAAGTACCGACGAACGGCAAACCGCTGGTGCTCGTGCCCGACTCTTGGCGCGCGCTGGCGTTGCTGTGCCATCGCTTTTATGGCGAACCGACGAAAACGCTGACGCTCATCGGCGTCACAGGCACCAATGGCAAAACGACCACGACACACCTCATTGCCCATCTGCTCAACACTGCGTTTGGTGAAGTGGCAGCGACTGTGGGCACGGTCGGTCTCAAATGGCGCGAGGAGTGGCATGAGTTGGAGCAGACGACGCCCGACGCGCCCGAACTTGTGCGCCGGCTGGCATGGCTGCGGGACGGCGGCGCCCGTTTCATCGTTATGGAAGTCTCGTCGCACGCGTTGGCGCAAAAGCGCTCCGACGGTTGCCTGTTTGACGCTGCCGTCTTCACCAACCTGTCCCACGACCATCTGGACTTTCACGGCGACATGGAAAACTACTTCGCCGCCAAAGCCCGTCTGTTCACCGATTACGCCCATGCTGCGTTGGCGTCAGGCAAAACCTTTCACGCCTTCATCAACGCCGATGACCCTTACGGTCAACGGCTCATCGCGATGACACCTGCACCCGTGACGACTTACGGGTTTGCTGACGACACCGATTACCGCGCCGTTGAT from bacterium HR17 carries:
- the pfkA gene encoding ATP-dependent 6-phosphofructokinase 1 codes for the protein MRRIGVLTSGGDAPGMNACVRAVVRTALAKGVEVVGILRGYAGLVRGEWRPMDMRSVSGIMHLGGTILKSSRCPEFFTPEGRAQAAAQVRKAGIDGLIAIGGNGTSTGAHLFWQEQRIPILVCASTIDNDLYGSDFTIGFDTAVTTAVRAIDQIKDTAAAHERIFFVEVMGRHRGFLALYAGLAGGCEEILIPESPTDIDAVCQRLMEGRKHGKTSSIVVVAEGDEAGGAFAIAEQVRQRTGLDVRVTVLGHIQRGGSPTARDRILASRLGNAAVEFLLQGETDKLVGEVKSDIVLTPLEDAVTKPKPIDSTLYALAYLLGQ
- the aseR gene encoding HTH-type transcriptional repressor AseR — translated: MATVKEIVKVLKALADETRLRVLKVLMQSEFCVCELVDALEVNQSNLSRHLAVLKNAGLVSDRKEGLWVYYTVAKDAKPLVKKLLTTFGNLDTPRTRLDWERLQQRLQMRVDGKCPLGSGKLPPSRRKER
- the selB gene encoding Selenocysteine-specific elongation factor yields the protein MAKHIIVGTAGHVDHGKTTLIRALTGMETDRHPEERERGMSIDLGFAHLTLPSGIVAGLVDVPGHERFVHNMLAGAAEMDMVLLVVAADEGVMPQTVEHLEILQLLHGKRGLIVLTKCDLVDDEWLELVKDDVQAKVKGTFLDGAPIVAVSAVTGEGLNELLAAMDAIAQEVPPKDVSRPFRLPIDDAFVKAGFGTIVRGAVFSGAVRVGDEVEIAPKGLVSRVRSLHAYGNPVEVAVAGQRAAMNLSGIEREGIERGDVVVHPDTLLATQRLDVQVQLLASAPRPLKDGAPLRFYIGTAERIGRVFFFDRNELQPGETTFAELRLDKPVACAWGDLFVIRSYSPMVTIGGGKVIDPYPRQRRRRKVPAEAGQAAQKARSETEFVTAWLHERPDGVPLKDIARRLFVSPERARQIADSLLQSGVAFAVDRQTLLLRDQVERWRTAIVTTLQRFHAERPLRRGLSKEALRSAVAPELSPPLFEALLQHFEQDGTVVIDREVVRLPHHAVHLTDEWRQWAERMERRAKDAGFSPPDLDELLAEFPDREQAMDVLTLLIEQGQLLRVAEFIVHPATIERAKAIAQQLCEQHGSFTASQFREAAQTTRKYAVPLLEFLDHLGVTVRRGDVRMLRKG
- the murE gene encoding UDP-N-acetylmuramoyl-L-alanyl-D-glutamate--2, 6-diaminopimelate ligase; amino-acid sequence: MRLRELIAALPEAHLKGDDADITAIVHDSRKVAEGALFVCLKGLHTDGHNFVADALQRGATAVVAEREVPTNGKPLVLVPDSWRALALLCHRFYGEPTKTLTLIGVTGTNGKTTTTHLIAHLLNTAFGEVAATVGTVGLKWREEWHELEQTTPDAPELVRRLAWLRDGGARFIVMEVSSHALAQKRSDGCLFDAAVFTNLSHDHLDFHGDMENYFAAKARLFTDYAHAALASGKTFHAFINADDPYGQRLIAMTPAPVTTYGFADDTDYRAVDLCLSASGTQFTVVVRAAPNAPHPVRMRLLGRFNVANALAAIAVARHFGVAWDAITDALPRFAPPAGRLELVDEGQPFTVAVDYAHTPDALEKVLRTVREVAKGRVIVVFGCGGDRDPHKRPVMGRIATQLADHAIITSDNPRTEDPLKIIEQIVAGVADGARYHVQPDRRQAIFDAIQMARAGDFVLIAGKGHETYQIVGTDKHHFDDREVAREALRQLGKGAMSRCHSAPVRRSLHK
- the proA_3 gene encoding 4-hydroxy-4-methyl-2-oxoglutarate aldolase/4-carboxy-4-hydroxy-2-oxoadipate aldolase encodes the protein MDELVRLFEGLRVADVSDGMDAVGLRDVGLMDRAIRPVWRGARISGVALTVRYVPTNETVPTMPPQDYAEYARRWYAEKCPYPFLQVAQPGTVLVADLSGLEVGFWGSQVALAARKAGIVGVVLDGGCRDTSEIERQRCPVWTRHIARTTVIGRLEFAGMNEPIHCGGVKVCPGDIVVADDDGVIVVPRAAAAEVARWARKELDADKAARRRLYEALGMPPDETVQ